The DNA segment AGCTGGAAATCAATCATCAGCTCAGCCAGCGCCTGATCACCGCGACGGAAAATGGCAACTCGCTGATGCAGCAAAACATCAAAGTCAAAAACTGGCTGGACCGTGCGCTGCAATCCGAACGCAATATTAAAGAACAAATCGCGGTGCTGAAGGGAAGCCTGCTGCTGTCGCGTATTCTCTATCAGCAGCAGCAAACGCTGCCGTCGGCGGATGAACTCTCTGACATGACCAACCGCATTGCGGACCTGCGTCTGGAGCAGTTCGAAATTAACCAACAGCGTGACGCGTTGTTCCAGAACGATGCGTTCGTGGCTAAGCTGGAAGAAGGTCACAGCAACGAAGTAAATGACGAAGTCCACGATGCGCTGTTGCAGGTTGTCGATATGCGCCGTGAACTGCTGGACCAGCTTAATAAGCAGTTGGGCAATCAGCTCATGATGGCCATTAACCTGCAAATTAATCAGCAGCAGTTAATGAGCGTCTCGAAAAACCTGAAAGAGATCCTGACCCAGCAAATCTTCTGGGTAAACAGCAACCGACCAATGGACTGGGACTGGATCAAAGCCTTCCCGCAGTCGCTGAAAGATCAGTTCAAGTCGATGAAAATCACGGTGAACTGGGAAAAAGCGTGGCCGGCGGTGTTTATCGCCTTCCTGGCCGGGCTGCCGCTACTGCTGATTGCCGGGCTGATTCGCTGGCGTCTGAAGTGGCTGAAAGCCTGGCAGCAGAAACTCGCCGCCGCGGTGGGGTCGCTGCGCAATGACAGTCAGCTAAACACACCGAAAGCGATTCTGATCGATCTGATCCGTGCACTGCCGGTGTGCCTGCTGATTCTGGCTGTCGGCCTGATTTTGCTGACCATGCAGTTAAACATCAGCGATCTGCTGTGGGCATTCAGTAAAAAACTGGCTATCTTCTGGCTGGTCTTCGGACTGTGCTGGAAAGTGCTCGAAAAAGACGGGGTGGCGATTCGCCATTTCGGTATGCCTGCACAACTGACCAGCCACTGGCGTCGCCAGATTGTGCGCATCAGCCTGGCGCTACTGCCACTCCACTTCTGGTCCGTCGTGGCAGAGCTTTCTCCGCTGCATCTGATGGACGATGTGCTGGGGCAGGCGATGATTTTCCTCAACCTGCTGCTGATCGCGTTTCTGGTGTGGCCGATGTGCCGTGAAAGCTGGCGTGATAAAGAGTCGCATGGCCTGCGCCTGGTGACGATCACCATCCTGTCAATCATCCCGATTGCGCTGATGGTGCTGACGGCAACCGGCTACTTCTACACCACGCTGCGCCTGTCGGGCCGCTGGATTGAGACCGTTTATCTGGTCATCATCTGGAACCTGCTGTATCAGACGGTGCTGCGCGGTTTAAGCGTCGCGGCGCGGCGTATCGCCTGGCGTCGTGCGCTGGCGCGTCGTCAGAATCTGGTGAAAGAGGGGGCCGAAGGGGCGGAACCGCAGGAAGAACCAACCATCGCGCTGGAGCAGGTGAACCAGCAAACATTACGCATTACGATGCTGCTGATGGTTTCACTGTTTGCGGTGGTGTTCTGGGCGATTTGGTCCGATCTGATCACCGTGTTCAGCTATCTCGACAGCATTACGCTCTGGCACTATAACGGCACCGAAGCAGGCGCGGCGGTAGTGAAAAGCGTGACGATGGGCAGCCTGCTGTTTGCCATTATCGCTTCGATGGTGGCCTGGGCGTTGATCCGCAACCTGCCGGGTCTGCTGGAAGTGCTGGTGCTGTCGCGCCTCAAAATGCGCCAGGGCGCATCGTACGCCATCACCACGATCCTGAACTACATCATCATTGCCGTCGGGGCGATGACGGTCTTCGGTTCGCTCGGCGTGTCGTGGGATAAACTGCAGTGGCTGGCGGCGGCCTTATCGGTCGGTCTCGGTTTCGGTTTGCAGGAGATCTTCGGTAACTTTGTCTCGGGCTTGATCATTTTGTTCGAACGCCCGGTGCGGATCGGCGATACGGTGACGATCGGCACGTTCTCCGGTACCGTCAGCAAGATCCGTATCCGCGCGACCACCATTACCGATTTCGATCGTAAAGAGGTGATCATCCCGAACAAGGCGTTTGTAACCGAGCGCCTGATCAACTGGTCGCTGTCTGATACCACCACTCGTCTGGTGATCCGCCTCGGCGTGGCTTACGGTTCGGATCTGGATAAAGTGAAGAAAGTCCTGCTTCAGGCCGCGATGGAGCATCCGAAAGTGATGCACGATCCCGAGCCAGCGGTGTTCTTCACCACCTTCGGCGCCAGCACCCTGGATCACGAACTGCGTCTGTACGTGCGTGAGCTGCGCGATCGTAGCCACACGGTTGATGAACTGAACCGGTCAATCGATCGTCTGTGTCGCGAAAATAACATTGATATCGCCTTTAACCAGCTTGAAGTGCATCTGCGCAACGAGAAGGGCGATGAGGTTACAGAGGTTAAACGCGAGATCAAAGGCGACGATCCGGCGCCTGCGGTTTAATCAAACGATCGCATGCCTGATGGCGTCACTTGCGTCTTATCCGGCCTACAACACAGGGTAATATCCAATACCCGCTCAGAAATGTAGGCCTGATAAGCGCAGCGCCATCAGGCAAAACTCAATCCGGTTTGTCAGCCGTCTGAGCCACTTTTTTTTCATAGTCCCGCTTAACCATTTCCAGCGCTTTCAAAACGGTAGCCGGGGCGACATTGTTTTCTTCCAGCAACACAATCAAATCGACGGCCAGTTTGACCTCATCCGGGGCGTTTTCAAGTGACATAGCGTCTCCAGGGATTAGCGGGTTAAACGCGCCAGGACACGTTCAATATTGTCCAGCGCCTTACGACAGCGCGCCAGACGACCTTCATAGATTTCCACTTCGCGTTGCAGCGTTTGTTGTTCGTCCAGGCGGGTGACCTGAGCCAGTCGCGCTTTGCGTTGCGCGGTCATTTCCTGCAGGCGTCGCTCAAATTCCTGATGCTGGATGCGTCTGCGCTGCCAGTGTGCCAGACCCGGCGAGGCGCTGTCCCACTCCCGCAGCGACCAACTGGCGGTTTCGCGGGAGATCGCTTCCAGTTGCGACGCCAGATGTTCCGCCAGCCAGGCAACTTGCGGCAATTGCTGTTGTTCAACCGCCTGACGTAGCGCCTGAAGGTGGCCTTCAGCTTCCTCCAGACAGGCCTGGAGCAGGGTACTGCGTGTCTGAAAAAGATGGCGATCGAAGCGGGCGCTGATCGTGGCATGCTGCGCCACCGGCGCGCAGCGTTGGCGCAGGAGGGCGAGCTGATCTTCCAGCTTTTGCAGCAGCATGGCGGTTTTCAATGTAACACTCCGATGAAAATGATAACTGTTATGCTAAAGTAGCGTTCTGGTTTGCGATATGCCTTTATTATGCAACGAATCCTTTTAATCATCACGGGTTGGCTGGCAGTTGTATTGGGGACGCTGGGCGTCGTGTTGCCTGTACTGCCGACGACACCGTTTATCCTGCTGGCTGCCTGGTGCTTTGCCCGCTCATCGCCGCGTTTCCATGACTGGTTACTCTATCGCTCGTGGTTTGGCAGCTATTTGCGATTCTGGCAGAAATATAAGGCTATGCCGCCGGGCGTTAAGCCCCGCGCGATCGTAATGATCCTCATCACCTTCGCCATATCGCTGTGGTTGACCCCGATGTGGTGGGTGCGGATCCTGCTGCTGGTGATCCTGGTCTGCCTGCTGATATTTATGTGGCGAATACCAGTGATTGACGAAAAGCAACAAAAGCACTGAAGCATAATAATCGCGGTTGCAATTGAGGGCGGTAGCCAGTAAATTCGACCGTTTTCGAGCACAGGCGCGCCGGGTCAAATTAATGTTGGCCTTCTATATACACACTATCCTTGAAGGTGCATCGAGGCGGCAACTGAATGAATCCCTGAGCTTACATCAGTAAGTGGCCGGGATGAATGATGGCAGCCAACAAAGAGGCAGCCTGAAGGATGAAGTGTATAGTGCGCCGTGAAGTAACACCGTATTAATCAGGCACAAACTTATGACCGCAACTGCACAGCAGCTTGAGTTTCTCAAAAATAGCATTAAAAGCATTCAGGACTACCCGAAACCGGGCATTCTTTTCCGTGATGTCACCAGCTTACTGGAAGATCCGAAAGCTTACGCGCTCAGCATCGAATTGCTGGTTGAGCGTTACAAAAATGCAGGCATCACCAAAGTTGTCGGTACCGAAGCACGCGGCTTTTTGTTTGGCGCGCCGGTAGCGTTGGGTCTGGGCGTTGGCTTTGTGCCGGTGCGTAAACCGCGCAAGCTGCCGCGTGAAACGATCGCTGAAAGCTACGAACTGGAATACGGCACCGATCAACTGGAAATCCACGTTGATGCGATCCACGCCGGTGATAAAGTGCTGGTGGTTGACGATCTGCTGGCAACCGGCGGGACGATTGAAGCGACCGTGAAACTGATCCGTCGTCTGGGCGGCGAAGTGACCGATGCCGCGTTCATCATCAACCTGTTTGACCTCGGCGGCGAACAGCGCCTGGCGCAGCAGGGCATCAACTGTTATAGCCTGGTTCCTTTCCCGGGACACTGATTCAGGCTATCTTATTTGCCATTTTGGCCCCGGTCAGTGCTCGAAATCCTCACGTACTGTCAGTACGCTCCGGTTTTTGCGCGCTGTCCGTCACCAAACTGGCTGCAACGATGTCGCCTGAATATCACCTCTCAACCTCGCTGAATGTGCGAGGTTGTGTTAGCATTCCCCCCTATGAATCCACCTTCCAGCGTTTCAGAGCCAGCCAATGAGTTATCAGGTTTTAGCCCGAAAATGGCGCCCACAAACCTTTGCTGACGTCGTCGGCCAGGAACATGTGCTGACCGCACTGGCGAACGGCTTGTCGTTAGGGCGTATTCACCATGCATATCTATTTTCCGGTACCCGGGGTGTCGGTAAAACCTCCATTGCCCGTCTGCTGGCAAAGGGACTGAATTGCGAAACCGGCATTACCGCCGCGCCGTGCGGCGTGTGTGATAACTGCCGCGAAATTGAGCAGGGGCGATTTGTCGATCTGATTGAGATCGATGCCGCCTCGCGCACCAAAGTCGAAGACACCCGGGACCTGCTGGATAACGTCCAGTACGCACCGGCGCGCGGTCGATTCAAAGTTTATCTGATCGACGAAGTGCATATGCTGTCTCGCCACAGTTTTAACGCGCTGCTCAAAACGCTTGAGGAGCCGCCGTCGCACGTCAAATTCCTGCTGGCGACAACCGATCCGCAGAAGCTGCCGGTGACCATTCTGTCCCGCTGCCTGCAGTTCCATCTTAAAGCGCTGGATGTCGACCAGATTCGCCATCAGCTTGAACATATTCTTAACGAAGAGCAGATCGCCCACGAGCCGCGTGCGCTGCAACTGCTTTCCCGTGCGGCCGACGGCAGTCTGCGTGACGCATTGAGTCTGACCGATCAGGCGATAGCCAGCGGTGACGGCCAGGTATCCACCCAGGCGGTGAGCGCGATGCTCGGCACGCTGGATGACGATCAGGCGCTGTCGCTGGTGGAGGCGGTAATCGCCGCCGACGGCGAACGGGTGATGACGCTGGTCAACGAGGCTGCGGCGCGGGGAATCGAGTGGGAAGCGCTGCTGGTCGAAATGCTGGGTCTGCTGCACCGTATTGCGCTGGTCCAGTTGTCTCCTGCCGCGCTTGGCAGCGACATGGCGACGATCGAAGTGCGCATGCGTGAACTGGCGCGTACTGTGCCGCCGGCGGACGTTCAGCTCTATTACCAGACGTTATTGATTGGCCGTAAAGAACTGCCGTACGCGCCAGACAGACGCATGGGCGTTGAAATGACCTTACTGCGGGCGCTGGCGTTTCATCCGCGTATGCCGTTACCAGAACCCGAGGTTCCGCGACAATCGTTTGCCCCTGTCGCGCCAACGGCGGTAATGTCGCCGACCCAGGTGTCGCAGCAGTCTGCGCCTGCGCAACCATCTCCGACAGCGCCGCTGCCGGAATCCACCAGTCAGGTGCTGGCGGCGCGCAATCAACTGCAACGTGCGCAGGGAGCAACCAAAGCAAAAAAGAGTGAACCGGCAGCCGCACCCCGCGCGCGGCCGGTGAATAACGCTGCGCTGGAAAGACTGGCTTCGGTATCAGAACGCGTGCAGGCTCGACCTGCGCCGTCTGCGCTCGAACAGGCTCCGGCGAAGAAAGAAGCCTATCGCTGGAAGGCGACCACGCCGGTTGCTGAAGTGAAAGAGGTGGTGGCGACGCCGAAGGCGCTGAAGAAAGCGCTGGAGCATGAGAAAACGCCGGAACTGGCTGCTAAGCTGGCCGCAGAAGCGATTGAACGCGATCCGTGGGCGGCGCAGGTCAGTCAGCTCTCGCTGCCCAAACTGGTTGAGCAGGTCGCGCTCAATGCCTGGAAAGAAGAGAACGGCAATGCGGTCTGTCTGCATTTGCGTTCCAGCCAGCGTCACCTGAATTCCAGCGGTGCACAGCAAAAGCTGGCGGAAGCACTGAGTCAGCTTGCGGGATCAACGGTTGAACTGACCATCGTAGAAGATGATAATCCGGCGGTGCGAACGCCGCTGGAATGGCGTCAGGCGATTTATGAAGAGAAACTTGCGCAGGCGCGCGAGTCGATAGTTGCGGATAACAACATCCAGACTCTGCGTCGATTCTTCGATGCGGATCTGGATGAAGAGAGTATCCGCCCCATTTGATCGTAAGCGACGCTTATGATTGTCATCCCTTAACGTGATTGAGAGAGAAGCCTATGTTTGGTAAAGGCGGTCTGGGTAACCTGATGAAGCAGGCCCAGCAGATGCAGGAAAAAATGCAGCAGATGCAGGAAGAAATCGCCAAGCTGGAAGTGACCGGTGAATCCGGCGCGGGTCTGGTGAAAGTGACCATCAACGGCGCGCATAACTGCCGTCGCGTGGAGATCGACCCAAGCCTGCTCGAAGATGACAAAGAGATGCTGGAAGATCTGGTTGCTGCTGCATTTAACGATGCTGCCCGTCGTATTGAAGAGACCCAGAAAGAGAAAATGGCCTCTGTTTCCTCCGGTATGCAACTGCCGCCAGGCTTTAAGATGCCGTTCTGATGCAAACCAGCCCGCTGTTAACTCAGCTTATGGAAGCACTGCGCTGTCTGCCGGGCGTTGGCCCGAAGTCGGCGCAGCGCATGGCATTTACGCTGCTTCAGCGTGACCGCAGCGGCGGGATGCGTCTGGCGCAAGCGCTCACCCGGGCGATGTCGGAAATCGGTCACTGCGCCGATTGCCGCACCTTCACCGAGCAGGAAGTCTGCAATATCTGTTCGAACCCGCGTCGCCAGGAAAACGGCCAGATTTGCGTGGTCGAGAGCCCGGCGGATATCTACGCTATCGAGCAGACCGGGCAGTTTTCCGGGCGCTACTTCGTGCTGATGGGGCATTTGTCGCCGCTCGACGGCATCGGGCCGGATGACATCGGTCTCGACAGACTTGAGCAGCGCCTGTCCTCTGAGCAACTCAGTGAAGTGATCCTCGCGACCAACCCGACGGTCGAAGGGGAAGCCACGGCGAACTACATTGCTGAACTCTGCGCGCAATATGGCGTTGATGCCAGCCGTATCGCCCATGGCGTGCCGGTCGGTGGTGAGCTGGAGATGGTGGACGGCACCACGCTGTCGCATTCTCTGGCAGGACGCCACAAGATTAAATTCTGACCAAACGGAGGCTGCGCTCGTGGCCTCCGCTTGAAAACCT comes from the Citrobacter amalonaticus genome and includes:
- the mscK gene encoding mechanosensitive channel MscK, coding for MTMLQLYKRAQHLVFITVAVFILMLSCQSLALARASSNSDLPSKAEVQSQLDTLNKQKDLSAQDKLVQQDLVETIATLEKIERVKDETTQLRQRVAQAPEKMRQATEALNALSDVDNDDETRKTLSTLSLRQLELRVAQVLDDLQNAQNDLATYNSQLVSLQTQPERVQNAMYTASQQLQQIRNRLDGTNVGEAALRPTQQVLLQAQQTLLNAQIDQQRKSLEGNTVLQDTLQKQRDYVTANSNRLEHQMQLLQEAVNSKRLTLTEKTAQEAISPDETARIQANPLVKQELEINHQLSQRLITATENGNSLMQQNIKVKNWLDRALQSERNIKEQIAVLKGSLLLSRILYQQQQTLPSADELSDMTNRIADLRLEQFEINQQRDALFQNDAFVAKLEEGHSNEVNDEVHDALLQVVDMRRELLDQLNKQLGNQLMMAINLQINQQQLMSVSKNLKEILTQQIFWVNSNRPMDWDWIKAFPQSLKDQFKSMKITVNWEKAWPAVFIAFLAGLPLLLIAGLIRWRLKWLKAWQQKLAAAVGSLRNDSQLNTPKAILIDLIRALPVCLLILAVGLILLTMQLNISDLLWAFSKKLAIFWLVFGLCWKVLEKDGVAIRHFGMPAQLTSHWRRQIVRISLALLPLHFWSVVAELSPLHLMDDVLGQAMIFLNLLLIAFLVWPMCRESWRDKESHGLRLVTITILSIIPIALMVLTATGYFYTTLRLSGRWIETVYLVIIWNLLYQTVLRGLSVAARRIAWRRALARRQNLVKEGAEGAEPQEEPTIALEQVNQQTLRITMLLMVSLFAVVFWAIWSDLITVFSYLDSITLWHYNGTEAGAAVVKSVTMGSLLFAIIASMVAWALIRNLPGLLEVLVLSRLKMRQGASYAITTILNYIIIAVGAMTVFGSLGVSWDKLQWLAAALSVGLGFGLQEIFGNFVSGLIILFERPVRIGDTVTIGTFSGTVSKIRIRATTITDFDRKEVIIPNKAFVTERLINWSLSDTTTRLVIRLGVAYGSDLDKVKKVLLQAAMEHPKVMHDPEPAVFFTTFGASTLDHELRLYVRELRDRSHTVDELNRSIDRLCRENNIDIAFNQLEVHLRNEKGDEVTEVKREIKGDDPAPAV
- the rsmS gene encoding pleiotropic regulatory protein RsmS, which codes for MSLENAPDEVKLAVDLIVLLEENNVAPATVLKALEMVKRDYEKKVAQTADKPD
- the priC gene encoding primosomal replication protein N'', which translates into the protein MKTAMLLQKLEDQLALLRQRCAPVAQHATISARFDRHLFQTRSTLLQACLEEAEGHLQALRQAVEQQQLPQVAWLAEHLASQLEAISRETASWSLREWDSASPGLAHWQRRRIQHQEFERRLQEMTAQRKARLAQVTRLDEQQTLQREVEIYEGRLARCRKALDNIERVLARLTR
- a CDS encoding DUF454 family protein — encoded protein: MQRILLIITGWLAVVLGTLGVVLPVLPTTPFILLAAWCFARSSPRFHDWLLYRSWFGSYLRFWQKYKAMPPGVKPRAIVMILITFAISLWLTPMWWVRILLLVILVCLLIFMWRIPVIDEKQQKH
- the apt gene encoding adenine phosphoribosyltransferase; protein product: MTATAQQLEFLKNSIKSIQDYPKPGILFRDVTSLLEDPKAYALSIELLVERYKNAGITKVVGTEARGFLFGAPVALGLGVGFVPVRKPRKLPRETIAESYELEYGTDQLEIHVDAIHAGDKVLVVDDLLATGGTIEATVKLIRRLGGEVTDAAFIINLFDLGGEQRLAQQGINCYSLVPFPGH
- the dnaX gene encoding DNA polymerase III subunit gamma/tau; this translates as MSYQVLARKWRPQTFADVVGQEHVLTALANGLSLGRIHHAYLFSGTRGVGKTSIARLLAKGLNCETGITAAPCGVCDNCREIEQGRFVDLIEIDAASRTKVEDTRDLLDNVQYAPARGRFKVYLIDEVHMLSRHSFNALLKTLEEPPSHVKFLLATTDPQKLPVTILSRCLQFHLKALDVDQIRHQLEHILNEEQIAHEPRALQLLSRAADGSLRDALSLTDQAIASGDGQVSTQAVSAMLGTLDDDQALSLVEAVIAADGERVMTLVNEAAARGIEWEALLVEMLGLLHRIALVQLSPAALGSDMATIEVRMRELARTVPPADVQLYYQTLLIGRKELPYAPDRRMGVEMTLLRALAFHPRMPLPEPEVPRQSFAPVAPTAVMSPTQVSQQSAPAQPSPTAPLPESTSQVLAARNQLQRAQGATKAKKSEPAAAPRARPVNNAALERLASVSERVQARPAPSALEQAPAKKEAYRWKATTPVAEVKEVVATPKALKKALEHEKTPELAAKLAAEAIERDPWAAQVSQLSLPKLVEQVALNAWKEENGNAVCLHLRSSQRHLNSSGAQQKLAEALSQLAGSTVELTIVEDDNPAVRTPLEWRQAIYEEKLAQARESIVADNNIQTLRRFFDADLDEESIRPI
- a CDS encoding YbaB/EbfC family nucleoid-associated protein, which codes for MFGKGGLGNLMKQAQQMQEKMQQMQEEIAKLEVTGESGAGLVKVTINGAHNCRRVEIDPSLLEDDKEMLEDLVAAAFNDAARRIEETQKEKMASVSSGMQLPPGFKMPF
- the recR gene encoding recombination mediator RecR — translated: MQTSPLLTQLMEALRCLPGVGPKSAQRMAFTLLQRDRSGGMRLAQALTRAMSEIGHCADCRTFTEQEVCNICSNPRRQENGQICVVESPADIYAIEQTGQFSGRYFVLMGHLSPLDGIGPDDIGLDRLEQRLSSEQLSEVILATNPTVEGEATANYIAELCAQYGVDASRIAHGVPVGGELEMVDGTTLSHSLAGRHKIKF